DNA from Leptospira koniambonensis:
GGTCGGAAGAAATGATAGGAACGCCATCTGCAGAATAAGCACCACTTCTATCTGTAAGAGCAACTGTGACTCCGAGTGCAGAAGATAAGAATGCAGCAATATCCTCAGGGCTACTTTCTATTTTAATAAGTTCTAATAGATCTCTTTGGGCCTTTTTAGAAAGGCGGTCTTGGACTATCGATTCAATAACAGTTCTGCGTAGAAGTGGAGGATAACGAAGTATTTCTCTTTGGATGATTGCAAGTTCTTCGTCTGTTAGGGACTTATCTATTTCGTCCTTATCTTCTCCGCCTAAAGAACGTAAGTCTTCTTCGAATGCTGCGGATCCAAGATCATCATCACCTGAGTCTGAATCCAGATCAGGGGAGAAACTTGTAAAATCTGAAGATTCGGGCACAGATTCCATCTCCATTTGGGAAGCTGGTTCTGATGCAAAATCAGCAAATGGATCAGATTCAGGAATAGAAGTTGCGCTGGAAAGATCAGAGAATGGATCGTGATCTCCTCCAGAAACTGGTGCGAAGTCTGCAAATGGGTCAGAATCTGTAGGAGCTTCGGCAAAATCGTTTCCACCAAAATCTCCAGAGTCGTCCGGTTCTGAATCGAAACCACCTAAGTCCCCAAAATCAGAATCGCCGGATGTAGGAGAGGCGCCGAATGGGTCTCCTTCTTCTAATCCGAATTCGTCTCCAGGAGTATCTTCCATTCCGGAAGCATCAAATGCAGCAAATGGATCATCGGAAGCTGAAGAAGCAGGGGCGTCAAAGTCTTCGAGACCAGAATCTCCAGGCTCTTCTCCACCCATTCCCGCGAACGGATCCTCTGAAGAATCGGAAGCTCCTGCTCCGAAATCATCCATTCCAAGATCAGAATCCGCAAATGGATCAGCACTTGGAGTGGAACCGAAATCTTCTGTAGGTGAAGATTCAAAAGGAGTATCTAGGTCAGGAGCAGAATCAAATCCACCAAATGGATCTTCTTCGCTTGTAGGAGCTCCGAAATCTTCCAAACCTGCTGAAGGTTCTTCTGGCTCAGATGCTGCCCCGAAATCATCAAGGCCTGAGTCCGCAAATGGGTCAGATTCTGGCTCTGGGGTCGCAAAATCACCGAAATCGTCGGATGATGTAGGAGCTTCGTCAAATCCTCCAAAAGGATCTTCTCCTGCATCAGCGCTTGGTTCGCCCCCTTGAGAAGGCTCAGTTAATAATTCATCAAGATCGATATCATCGTCTTCAGAAAAAGATAATGGCTTTGGCTTTTGGATAGGCTCTGGGGCTTCGTCGTCGCCTAGATTGAAACTTTCTTCGGATCCTTCTTCTGGTTGGTCTTCATCGTCGTCCCCGATAGATATAGGAACACCGTATCCCATCTTCTCTCGGAAGGAGGAAAGCATAGGATTCAAATCTTCGGAAGATTCCGGATTCTTGTTTAACGGATCCAAGATGGAGCGGATCTGCTCCAGTTCCTGTTCTGAATAATCAGCCATAAAGTCCTTCCAATAGTATCGGCTGGTCTCGGAAAGAGCAAAGATTTTTTCCTTATGTCGGATCTAGGATAGGCCCCGGAAATACGCTTAGGGTTTCCGGGAAAACCTACGACAATCGGTTTATGGTGCATAAAGCCAAGGCGGTTGCCTTACTTACCTTGATATTGACCTTCGCCCTTGCTGCGGAAGAGGCGGAAGATTGGATCGGAGCCTTCCGGTCTGTGGATTATGAGGAAGGAGAAGAAGCCCTTCCTGAAGAAAAAATTTATTATTTCTGGCAATTGGAAAATTTGAGAAAGGCTGTCCCACCTAGATTTATCAGATTTGTGGATACATTCTCCGCTTTGAAGACCGGAAAGTTATTAAACCGTGGAGTTTTGTTCAGTTATGAGGGTCTTGCAAACGACGAGGTAAGCGTTTGTGGAGAATTCAGTCATTGGCAATGTGTTTCCTTACAGAAGAATGATAAGGGAATTTTTTATGGAGTCGTGGACATTCATGGGGACCAACTCTATGAAGCAAAGCCTGCCTACGAGTATAAGTTCAAGGTAGATGGTATCTTCACACATGATCCTGAAAATCCAGATACTGTAGAAGATGGAGAAGGTTCCTTAGTTTCCAGGATCGCATTCAGAGAAGGCGGACCAAATAAACAAACAAGTACAAGGGTTTTAGAAGATTCTCCTTACGAAGAAAAAGAATTTAGAACTGTAGAATTCAGAATTTATCAGCCACAAGCAGAATCAGTAAGTCTGATCGGAGATTTTAATCATTGGGATCCAGAGTCCGACTTTTTGATCAAAGAAAGGAACGGGACCTTCAGGGTTGTCAAAAAATTAAAACCGGGTGAATACCAATACAACTTCTTAGTCGATGGAAAGATCGTAGTCGATACATATAATCCTCTTACAGTGTTAAGAGAAGACACTGGAGAGATATCTTCTGCATTACTGGTTCCTACCAGAACCGGAGTTTTGGAAAGAAAGAAGATTGACCCCTAAGGCATAAAACGGATTCTTTAGATCCGTTCTATGGAAAAGTTTCGTCTCTCCGTATATTTTGTGATCGGGATAATCATTATCCTGATCGTATTTACCCTCCTAAAAAGTTGGTTCGTATACGACCGAGGGATTGAACTCGCAAAAAGTCCGTCTAACAGCATCCAGACTGTATATGTGGAACCAGATGATGATCTGGTAGAACATTCTTCCGTAGTTTGGGGAAAATTTTTATACTATCCACTCGGACTTAATAGGGACAGAGAAAACTTTGGTCCTCGTAAAACACTGAATCATGCCCAGAACCTTGTATTCGTAGATCTTCAAACTGGAAGAAATCGCAAAGTATTCAATAAGAGCGTTTATATCTGGGATTATTTTTATGGAGCAGAACCTGAAAAATTGACTTCGGATTCAGAAACTGGGGAAAATTCTGAGGATGTTTTCTCTGGTCTAAAAACTGGAAAAAAATTCGTGATCGTTGGAATGCCAGAAGACACTAATAAAGACGGATATCTGAATCAAAAGGATTCCAAAAAGGTTTTTGTATACGATCCAAACTCTGATGAACTACTTCCAATTCTTCCCAAAAAATTCTATTTGGAAAAAATCCTGCCGGATACTCCAGAAAATAAACTAGTAATGATCGTAAAAAGGGAAGAAGAGTCCAGCCCCAACAAAAAGAAGCCGAACCTTCCTACATTATATATTTATGATACTCTTCAAAAAAGAGGTCAGATGATAGAGCGCCCGTAAGAGCGCAAATTTTCTACTCTTCTTGAGCTTCTAACCATCTTTCTGCTTCAAGAGCTGCCATACATCCAGAACCTGCAGCTGTAATCGCTTGGCGATATGTTTTATCCTGAACATCTCCAGCAGCAAATACACCATCTACACTCGTGCGAGTTGTCCCTGGAACAGTTTTAATATAACCTGTTTCGTCCAGATCTAATTGGCCTTCGAAAATTTCAGTATTTGGTTTATGACCAATCGCGTAGAATAAACCGCCCACAGAAAGTTCTTTGGTTTTTCCAGTAGTAAGTTCTTTTACAGAAAGGGAAGTGAGTTGGTTTCCATTTCCTTGCGCGCCTTCGACAGCAGTATTCCAGATAATTTCTATCTTAGGATGAGTGGTGGCTCTTTTCTGCATGATCTTGGAAGCTCTTAAGGAATCTCTTCTGTGGATCAAATACACTTTAGATGCAAACTTAGTTAGGTGAGCCGCTTCTTCTACTGCGGAATCTCCTCCGCCCACAACAGCTAATTCTTTATTTCTGTAAATTGGAAGTGCGCCGTCACAAACTGCACATGCAGAAATTCCTTTTTGCCAATAAGAATCTTCACCTGGGATGAACATTCTTTTTGCGGTGGCACCCGTTGCGATGATCACAGTTTCTGCTTCAATCAATTCATCGTCTGACCAAATACGGAAAGGTCTTTTGGAGAAGTCCACTTTGGTGATTGTTTGTGTAATAATTTTAGTGCCGTATTTTTCAGACTGAGCACGGAACAAATTCGTAAGTTGGGTCCCATCTATTCCTTCTGGAAAGCCTGGGAAATTTTCTACCTCAGTGGTGGTGGTGAGCTGTCCACCTGCGGCGATTCCTCCTGCCATAAATCCCTCGTACATAACAGGGTTCAAATTTGCTCTGGCTGCGTAAATTGCTGCCGTATGACCCGCAGGACCGGATCCAATGATGACTACTTTATGGGGCATCTCATTTCCTCTAATGATTTAGAACGATTCTAAATTGATTTTATTTTTAGACTGGGGAATTGTAAAGTAGATCTTTTTTTTCCAGAAGAAAGAGTCGGAATTCCAACAGTCCCTTTCCTAGATGAATTGTCTTGTCATCCGGGTAGGAATCCAAATGCTATCCAGTATTCATGGATTTCGCCAAAAAATCATTTTTCGGCCTAGTTTTTTTGATCTTAATCTTCCTCGGAACCGAAGCCGGTTTGGTTCTATTACGCAGTCCTTCTCTCCAATACTATAGAGATCTCAAACTCATTCACAGTTTTCATCCGGATTATTACGTAGCTTTAGAGCCAGGCGAATCCAAATATGTAAGCCATTTCGCAGGTAAATGGGAAGGCCAGTTCAGTATTAACTCGCTTGGTCTTAGAGGAAAAGAAGAACCTATTCCAGGAAAACCAAAACTTCTATGCTTAGGGGATAGTTTGGTAATGGGATTTGGAGTAGGCGACTCAGATACATTTTGCCAACTCTTAGATGGGATCGAATTAAAGGGAGAAGTTAGACAGGCCTTAAACCTGGGAGTGGATGCCTACGGATCCAGAGGTTCATACTACAGGCTCAAAGATATTTCCGCGAAACTAGACAATGTAAAAGAAGTTTTGTTTTTCATTTCTCCAAACGATTTTGATATGCCGGAAGCTCTTGCGAAAAAAGGGATCCTGCCTGATGACCAAACTGACGCGATCAGAGAGAAGGACCCGAACTACGCTCGTAACTTTAAATTACAATTTATTTTAACACGAATTTCTTATACACTCCAAGCACTTAAACTCGCTTACGAGCAGATCCAAGTTACATTTGCAGTTACTAAACTTTCAGTCTGTAAAGAATTGGATTCAGTTGGATTCTATAGATGCCGCTTATTAGATGGAGATCAAATTTCTACCGAATCTAAGCAGGCTTCTGGAAATGTAGTTTCTTATTTTGAATCTTCTTTTTTTAGATCTGTTAAAAAGCCAAATTGTGATTCAGATATAACTCCAACTTCTGCAGTATTTGGGGCAATGTGTCCTGAACCTGTGCCGGCTCATGTTTCTTGTGTGGATTCGGCTCCTTCTTTCGAAACTCTTCCTGTTTTACCCGAACTCACTCAAGAATATTACCAAAAGATGATAGATCTTGCAAAGGAAAGAGGATTTAAACTGGTTCCGGTCATTCTACCTATCCAAATAGAAGAGATCTATTGTTATAATAATGGAAAATACCATCCTTTAGAGAATTATGCAACCCGCGCCTCTGCATTTTTCGAAAAACGAGGAGTGAAAGTTTTACGTTTCAAAAAAGAAACAGGATCGATGTGTGGTTTTGACCAAAACGGCAAAAAATTCGGGATCTTAGATCATTATATCCCAGAAGACGGGCATTTTACAAAAAGAGGAAATATTTGGGCGGCGGATTCTCTCAAGGCCAAATTGAAGGAGACTGATCTTGCTCTTTAATTCCCTTCATTATTTATTTTTTGCACCTATAGTTATCCTAATATATTTTTTGGTACCTTCTAGGTTCCAAAAACTTTGGCTGCTCGTAACTAGCTTATATTTTTACGCGGTCTTTAGAGTTCCATTCATCTTATTGCTTATCTATTCGATTGCGATCACGTATTTTTGTACGTTATGGATGGATAAATCTGAATCCAGATTTGGAAAATTATTTTTCCTGAATATAGCGATTTGGGGAAACTTATCTCTACTTTACTTCTTCAAATATCTGGATTTTTCTTTTGCAGTTTGGAATACGATCCTTGGACTTGTTCCTTGCGAACCATATTATGCCTATCCATCCGGGATTTTGCTGCCGATGGGGATCTCATTTTTCACCCTGCAGGCAATTGCATATGCGGTAGACGTATATCATAAAAAAGTAAAAAGAGCAGAAAGTTTATTTCAGTTTGGACTATTTTTGAGTTTTTTCCCGCAGTTGGTGGCTGGACCGATCATTCGTGCTCAGGACATGCTTCACCAATTCCTGGACACATATACATTCAAAAAAGAAAATTTACTACCAGGGATCAGACAACTCGCCTGGGGACTTTTCAAAAAAACATTTGTAGCTGATCCAATTGCGGCAGTTATCGATCCAGTATTTGCAGATCCACTTCACTATGGTTGGTTTTCTTTAGCAGTCACAGGTTCCTTATACATCATCCAAATGTATTGTGACTTTTCCGGATATTCAGATGTAGCCATTGGGACTGGAAGGATCATGGGCTTTCATATCCCGATCAACTTCAGACAACCATTTCTTTCTGAAACAGTTTCTGAATTCTGGAGACGTTGGCATATTTCATTCAGCTCTTGGCTGAAAGAATATGTGTACATTTTCTTAGGCGGAAATAAAAAAGGGATCTCCAGAACTTATATCAATTTATTCCTTACAACATTCGTGAGCGGGATCTGGCATGGAGCCGATTGGAATTTCGTAGTCTGGGGATTTGTTCACGCAAGTTTAATGGTAATCGAAAGATTTGCATTCTCATTCGAACGTATCAAAAACTATTGGGATAAGATCCCAGGGACCATCAAAGTAGCTTATCCATTTACCATATTCGGGATTTCCATGTATTTCTTCCGAGCAAGACCTGTCGAAGGTATCGGCAATAGTGTCCAAGTAGGTTGGGCAATGGTAAGTAGAATGTTCTCCGGAGTAGAAGGAGACTTCTTACCAGTACCTTTATCTGTTCTTTCTACAGTATTTATATTAATGCTCGGTGATTATCTAATGGAAAAGGAAACTCCTTGGGCCAAGAAACTTTTCGAGAATAGGATCTGGGTCTATGGGATCTCAGGAATTCTGATCTCTATCTGTTTTATCTTATATAGTGTGACTGTAAGCGCGCCTTTCTTATATTTTCAGTTTTAATACTTGGGGTTCGCACAGAGATCACGGAGAGCGCAGAGGTATTTATAATGTAGGACTTCTTCGCGAGCTATTTATCCTCCGTGTTCTCTGCGAACTCCGTGCGAAAACATTTTAATGAATGTCTTTTGCTATTTCTTGGGCAATGAAATGATATAATAATGAATTCGGATGTCCGTCTTTCGGAAGAAAGATTTCGTGATTTCCTTTCTTCCAGAAATCATAGATCGGTTGTTGGAGGTCCAACACTTGAATTTTGGAATCGATTGCGATTTGT
Protein-coding regions in this window:
- a CDS encoding carbohydrate-binding module 48, which encodes MVHKAKAVALLTLILTFALAAEEAEDWIGAFRSVDYEEGEEALPEEKIYYFWQLENLRKAVPPRFIRFVDTFSALKTGKLLNRGVLFSYEGLANDEVSVCGEFSHWQCVSLQKNDKGIFYGVVDIHGDQLYEAKPAYEYKFKVDGIFTHDPENPDTVEDGEGSLVSRIAFREGGPNKQTSTRVLEDSPYEEKEFRTVEFRIYQPQAESVSLIGDFNHWDPESDFLIKERNGTFRVVKKLKPGEYQYNFLVDGKIVVDTYNPLTVLREDTGEISSALLVPTRTGVLERKKIDP
- the trxB gene encoding thioredoxin-disulfide reductase, producing the protein MPHKVVIIGSGPAGHTAAIYAARANLNPVMYEGFMAGGIAAGGQLTTTTEVENFPGFPEGIDGTQLTNLFRAQSEKYGTKIITQTITKVDFSKRPFRIWSDDELIEAETVIIATGATAKRMFIPGEDSYWQKGISACAVCDGALPIYRNKELAVVGGGDSAVEEAAHLTKFASKVYLIHRRDSLRASKIMQKRATTHPKIEIIWNTAVEGAQGNGNQLTSLSVKELTTGKTKELSVGGLFYAIGHKPNTEIFEGQLDLDETGYIKTVPGTTRTSVDGVFAAGDVQDKTYRQAITAAGSGCMAALEAERWLEAQEE
- a CDS encoding LA_2490 family SGNH/GDSL-type esterase gives rise to the protein MDFAKKSFFGLVFLILIFLGTEAGLVLLRSPSLQYYRDLKLIHSFHPDYYVALEPGESKYVSHFAGKWEGQFSINSLGLRGKEEPIPGKPKLLCLGDSLVMGFGVGDSDTFCQLLDGIELKGEVRQALNLGVDAYGSRGSYYRLKDISAKLDNVKEVLFFISPNDFDMPEALAKKGILPDDQTDAIREKDPNYARNFKLQFILTRISYTLQALKLAYEQIQVTFAVTKLSVCKELDSVGFYRCRLLDGDQISTESKQASGNVVSYFESSFFRSVKKPNCDSDITPTSAVFGAMCPEPVPAHVSCVDSAPSFETLPVLPELTQEYYQKMIDLAKERGFKLVPVILPIQIEEIYCYNNGKYHPLENYATRASAFFEKRGVKVLRFKKETGSMCGFDQNGKKFGILDHYIPEDGHFTKRGNIWAADSLKAKLKETDLAL
- a CDS encoding MBOAT family O-acyltransferase, with translation MLFNSLHYLFFAPIVILIYFLVPSRFQKLWLLVTSLYFYAVFRVPFILLLIYSIAITYFCTLWMDKSESRFGKLFFLNIAIWGNLSLLYFFKYLDFSFAVWNTILGLVPCEPYYAYPSGILLPMGISFFTLQAIAYAVDVYHKKVKRAESLFQFGLFLSFFPQLVAGPIIRAQDMLHQFLDTYTFKKENLLPGIRQLAWGLFKKTFVADPIAAVIDPVFADPLHYGWFSLAVTGSLYIIQMYCDFSGYSDVAIGTGRIMGFHIPINFRQPFLSETVSEFWRRWHISFSSWLKEYVYIFLGGNKKGISRTYINLFLTTFVSGIWHGADWNFVVWGFVHASLMVIERFAFSFERIKNYWDKIPGTIKVAYPFTIFGISMYFFRARPVEGIGNSVQVGWAMVSRMFSGVEGDFLPVPLSVLSTVFILMLGDYLMEKETPWAKKLFENRIWVYGISGILISICFILYSVTVSAPFLYFQF